The nucleotide sequence AGAGTGACGAAGCCGGAGATGTCGTCGCGCAACGCGACATCGATGAACTCGGAGGCGAACGCCTGCCAGGTCCGCGCCGGTTCGGCACCGGTGAGCAGCCAGAACTCCGGACCGGGCGCGGGGTCGCGCGGACGCCACAGCCCGGCCTCCGGCCAGGTCATCTGCCGCCGCCCCTCGCCATCGAGTCGGGTCGCCGGACGGGTGTACTGGTAGTCGAAGTAGAGCTCCGGGTCGACCGAGTGGACGAGGTCGTACTCGGTCGCGGTCTGCAGCGCGCTCACTGCGCCGGTGGCCGCTTCGCCGGCGTCGTTCCAGCCGTCGAAGGCGGCGATGATGATGCGGGGACCGAGAACGTCCATGCCGTGCTCCCTTCGCGGTCGTGGATGCGATCCCCCCAGGCTAGCCCGCGACGAGGGGATGTGGGCGGGGCCCGGCTAGCATGGGTTCAGTGAGCAACAAGCCCCGCGCGGTCCTCTGGGACATGGATGGAACACTGGTCGACACCGAGCCGTACTGGATGGCGGCCGAGACCGCCCTGGTGGAGTCGTTCGGCGGCACCTGGTCCCACGAGGACGCTCTGCGGCTCGTGGGCAGTGGTCTCATCGACAGCGCGATCATCCTCCAGGGCGCCGGCGTCGACATGGCTCCCGAGGAGATCGTCTCCCGGCTGACCAGTGCCGTGCAGGAATCCCTGCGCGCCCAGGGCGTGCCCTTCCGTCCCGGAGCGCGGGAGCTGCTCCGCGACCTCCGTGCCGCCGGCATCCCGACCGGTCTCGTCACGATGTCGCTGCGGCGGATGGCCCTCGACGTGGTGGGACTGATCGACTTCGAGGCCTTCGACGTCGTCGTCGCGGGTGACGACGTGGAGA is from Microbacterium sp. BLY and encodes:
- a CDS encoding HAD family phosphatase, which codes for MGSVSNKPRAVLWDMDGTLVDTEPYWMAAETALVESFGGTWSHEDALRLVGSGLIDSAIILQGAGVDMAPEEIVSRLTSAVQESLRAQGVPFRPGARELLRDLRAAGIPTGLVTMSLRRMALDVVGLIDFEAFDVVVAGDDVENPKPHPEPYLQAAALLDVDIAEVVVIEDSPTGLRAGLASGALTLGVPHIVPLDGLGAHELWPTLDGRGAADLVELFGSRTAISEATR